Proteins co-encoded in one Thamnophis elegans isolate rThaEle1 chromosome 1, rThaEle1.pri, whole genome shotgun sequence genomic window:
- the LOC116522330 gene encoding olfactory receptor 5V1-like, producing the protein MEKSNTTVLMDFYLTELSDLPEVQTALFVVILLIYLTTLAGNGAILTAIGTDAHLQTPMYFFLSNLSLLDILCPTVIVPKMLQIFLSKDKKISFVGCVLQLFFLIDMVGTEIFLLAVMAYDRYVAICSPLHYTNIMNKEWCIQLMAVIWLLGLINSMIHTSLTFRLSFCGSKKLNQYFCDLHPVMALSCSSTYFAEIVVLLVAGIIGSGAFLVTLISYIYIISTILRMPSTEGRHKAFSTCGSHLIVVSLFYGATIATYARPTSSYSGIQDRIISMLYGIITPMLNPMVYSLRNKEVKKALYKAFKLKRFS; encoded by the coding sequence ATGGAGAAAAGCAACACAACTGTGTTGATGGACTTCTACTTGACTGAACTGTCTGATCTCCCTGAAGTACAGACTGCCCTCTTTGTGGTGATTCTGCTGATTTACTTGACCACCCTGGCAGGGAACGGCGCTATTCTCACGGCCATAGGAACAGATGCTCACCTCCAAACTCCAATGTACTTCTTCCTGAGTAATTTATCACTGCTGGACATCCTTTGTCCAACTGTCATTGTACCAAAGATGCTCCAGATATTCTTGTCAAAGGACAAGAAAATATCATTTGTTGGCTGCGTGCTGCAACTCTTCTTCCTGATTGATATGGTGGGCACTGAAATCTTCTTGCTTGCAGTGATGGCTTATGACCGCTATGTGGCAATATGTAGTCCTTTACATTATACTAATATAATGAATAAAGAATGGTGCATTCAACTCATGGCTGTAATTTGGCTATTGGGCTTAATTAATTCTATGATTCACACCTCATTGACTTTTAGGTTGTCTTTCTGTGGATCTAAGAAGCTCAACCAATATTTCTGTGATCTTCATCCTGTGATGGCTCTCTCTTGTTCTTCTACTTACTTTGCTGAAATTGTTGTTCTTCTTGTTGCTGGTATTATAGGAAGTGGGGCTTTTCTGGTTACCTTGATCTCTTACATCTACATAATTTCTACCATCCTGCGCATGCCTTCCACTGAGGGGAGGCACAAAGCTTTTTCCACCTGTGGTTCTCATTTGATTGTTGTAAGTCTTTTCTACGGGGCCACCATTGCTACCTATGCTCGTCCCACTTCTTCTTATTCAGGCATACAAGACAGAATAATTTCCATGCTATACGGGATAATCACTCCTATGCTGAACCCTATGGTCTACAGTCTGAGAAATAAGGAAGTTAAAAAAGCATTGTACAAAGCCTTCAAACTGAAAAGATTTTCATAg
- the LOC116522436 gene encoding olfactory receptor 1030-like, whose amino-acid sequence MIEQNQTQVTEFIFSGFTDHTELQVVLFNIFLMIYIITLSANLGMILLIKIDPQLHTPMYFFLSHLAFLDASYSSTVTPKAIADFLADKKTISWAGCLIQFFMFVALVTTELFLLSAMAYDRYVAICHPLLYSRIMSKKCCVSLVVGVYSYGFVNSIIQTALTFQLSFCGPNLINHFYCNDPPLLALSCSNTQPKEIQLFALSTINLTGSLFTVIISYIYILNAIFRKPSTSGRHKAFSTCASHLTAIVIFYGTLFFMYVQPSSSHSLNYDKVISVLYAVVIPMLNPLIYVLRNKEVKGAWRRIKIKKLFFII is encoded by the coding sequence ATGATTGAACAAAATCAGACCCAGGTGACTGAATTCATCTTTTCAGGGTTCACAGATCATACAGAATTACAAGTTGTTCTCTTTAATATATTCTTGATGATTTATATCATTACACTGAGTGCAAATCTAGGGATGATCCTGTTGATCAAGATCGATCCCCAGCTACATACTCCAATGTACTTCTTTCTCAGTCATTTGGCCTTCCTGGATGCCAGCTATTCTTCAACTGTTACCCCCAaggcaatagcagattttttagCTGACAAGAAAACCATTTCGTGGGCTGGATGTCTTATACAATTTTTTATGTTTGTTGCATTGGTGACCACTGAATTGTTTTTGCTATCAGCCATGGCCTATGATCGATATGTGGCTATTTGTCATCCATTGCTTTATTCCAGAATTATGTCCAAAAAGTGCTGTGTTTCCTTAGTAGTTGGCGTCTATAGCTATGGATTTGTAAACTCCATAATCCAGACAGCATTAACATTCCAGTTATCCTTCTGTGGTCCAAATTTAATTAACCACTTTTACTGCAATGATCCACCACTTCTAGCTTTATCCTGCTCTAACACTCAGCCAAAAGAAATCCAGCTTTTTGCCTTGAGTACAATCAATTTAACTGGGTCCCTCTTCACAGTCATCATCTCCTATATCTATATTCTCAATGCCATCTTCAGAAAACCTTCTACTAGCGGAAGACACAAAGCCTTCTCTACCTGTGCCTCTCACCTGACTGCTATTGTGATTTTCTATGGCACCCTCTTCTTCATGTATGTGCAACCAAGCTCTTCTCATTCTCTGAATTATGACAAAGTAATTTCTGTGTTGTATGCTGTTGTGATCCCCATGCTGAACCCCCTTATCTATGTTTTGAGAAACAAAGAAGTTAAAGGAGCCTGGAGAAGAATAAAGATTAAGAAATTGTTTTTTATAATATGA
- the LOC116518530 gene encoding olfactory receptor 1020-like, whose protein sequence is MNEKNESQVTQFIFSGLTDYPQLQVVLFALFLIIYIITLSANLGMILLIKIDPQLNTPMYFFLSHLSFLDAGYSSTVTPKAMAVFFAKKKSISLTGCAIQFYMFDGLVMTELFLLSIMAYDRYVAICNPLLYSVVMSKKLCTILVTIVYLYGFVSSVVQTALTFTLSFCSSNVIDHFYCNDPPLLALSCSDTRPKEIQLLVLSGINLSSSLLTIVISYVYILCAIFGKHSSGSRHRAFSTCASHLTAVIIFYGTLFFMYLKPSSTHSLSYDKVVSVFYAVVIPMLNPLIYSLRNKEVKEALKKL, encoded by the exons ATGAATGAGAAAAATGAAAGCCAAGTAACCCAGTTCATTTTCTCAGGACTCACAGATTATCCACAATTGCAAGTAGTTCTGTTTGCCCTGTTCTTGATTATTTACATCATCACATTGAGTGCAAATCTAGGGATGATCCTATTGATCAAAATTGATCCCCAGCTGAATACTCCAATGTACTTCTTTCTCAGCCATTTGTCTTTCTTGGATGCTGGCTATTCTTCCACTGTTACTCCTAAAGCAATGGcagttttttttgccaaaaagaaaagcatttccTTGACCGGATGTGCTATTCAATTTTACATGTTCGATGGTTTGGTGATGACAGAATTGTTCTTACTATCCATCATGGCTTATGATCGATATGTAGCCATCTGCAACCCATTGCTTTATTCTGTTGTTATGTCGAAGAAGTTGTGCACCATATTAGTGACCATTGTGTATCTCTATGGTTTTGTGAGCTCAGTGGTTCAAACAGCATTAACTTTTACACTCTCTTTCTGTTCCTCAAATGTGATTGATCATTTCTACTGCAATGACCCTCCATTATTAGCCTTGTCCTGTTCTGACACGCGTCCTAAAGAAATCCAGCTTTTAGTCTTGTCTGGTATTAATTTAAGTAGTTCTCTTTTGACAATTGTCATCTCTTATGTCTACATTCTGTGCGCCATCTTTGGAAAACACTCCTCTGGGAGTAGACACAGAGCTTTCTCCACCTGTGCTTCCCACCTGACTGCTGTGATCATATTCTATGGCACCCTCTTCTTCATGTACCTGAAACCAAGCTCCACTCACTCTCTCAGTTATGACAAGGTGGTATCCGTTTTTTATGCTGTTGTTATCCCCATGCTGAACCCCCTTATCTATAGCCTGAGAAACAAAGAAGTGAAGGAAGCCTTGAAAAAG CTGTGA
- the LOC116504868 gene encoding olfactory receptor 1009-like, with amino-acid sequence MAQQNNYTMVTEFILLGFTDEPNMQMVLFFLFLAIYLFTVTGSLGLIVLIRTDSHFHTPMYFFLLHLSFTDLCYVSVIAPKMLVNFLVDHKSISYVGCVVQLWLFTAFGTTECFLLAVMAIDRYMAICNPLLYPVFMSQEVCNCLVAGSYAAGVANSVLQTACIFRLSYCGCNILKHFFCDIPKLLQLSCSESHLSESLSVFASGIVAMTSVSVIIISYLCILSAILKINSMKGKRKAFSTCASHLTSVALLYGTGTFTYIHPNLKSGQDTDMVISIMYTLIIPMLNPLIYSLRNKEVKEAIRKVTTS; translated from the coding sequence ATGGCTCAGCAGAATAACTACACAATGGTAACAGAATTCATTCTACTAGGATTCACTGATGAACCCAACATGCAGATGGTtctcttctttctgtttcttgCCATTTATCTTTTCACTGTGACCGGAAGCCTCGGCCTTATTGTGCTGATCAGGACTGATTCCCACTTTCACACTCCCATGTactttttcctcctccatttATCCTTCACTGACCTCTGCTACGTCTCAGTGATTGCCCCCAAGATGCTAGTGAACTTCTTGGTAGATCATAAAAGCATCTCTTACGTAGGCTGTGTTGTTCAGCTATGGTTGTTCACTGCCTTTGGGACTACTGAGTGCTTTCTTTTGGCTGTAATGGCAATTGACCGATATATGGCCATTTGCAATCCTCTCTTGTATCCTGTTTTTATGTCCCAAGAAGTATGCAACTGTCTGGTTGCAGGATCATATGCAGCTGGTGTTGCAAATTCAGTGCTACAGACAGCGTGTATATTCAGATTATCCTACTGTGGATGTAACATCCTCAAACATTTCTTCTGTGACATCCCTAAACTTCTTCAGCTTTCCTGCTCTGAGTCCCACCTTTCAgaatctctgtctgtctttgcATCAGGAATAGTTGCAATGACCTCTGTTTCAGTCATTATTATTTCATATCTCTGCATTTTATCTGCTATCCTGAAGATCAACTCGATGAAGGGAAAACGTAAAGCTTTCTCCACCTGTGCTTCTCACCTAACATCAGTGGCTTTACTTTATGGAACTGGGACCTTTACATATATCCATCCCAATCTTAAATCTGGACAGGATACGGATATGGTAATTTCCATAATGTACACATTAATCATACCCATGTTGAATCCTCTAATCTATAGCTTGAGAAATAAGGAGGTGAAAGAAGCCATTAGAAAAGTCACTACCAGCTAA
- the LOC116511250 gene encoding olfactory receptor 1020-like has protein sequence MQTNQTKVTEFILVGFMDHPELQIPLFILFLLIYLITLVGNIGIIIVTKFDARLNTPMYFFLRNLSIIDISLSTTIAPRLLTTFVVKHLTISFTGCTTQFFFFAIFVTTEGCLLAVMAYDRFTAICNPLLYFVIMSKKLCTLLVIAAYTCGFASSIVQTIIIFTLNFCSSNTINHFFCDVPSMLQLSCSDTRIAHFVHFVISTTIALTTFLTVLISYIAIVIAILKISSAQGRYKAFSTCASHLTTVTIFFGTIIFMYIRPGSNFSLDKDKIISIFYTLVISSLNPLIYSLRNKEVKDAFSRMLDKIILLN, from the coding sequence ATGCAGACAAATCAAACCAAAGTGACTGAGTTCATCCTTGTTGGATTCATGGATCACCCAGAGCTTCAGATTCCCCTCTTCATCTTGTTTCTGCTCATCTATCTCATCACACTTGTGGGAAACATTGGGATAATCATTGTAACAAAATTTGATGCTAGGCTTAACACCCCCATGTACTTTTTTCTTAGAAATCTCTCCATTATAGATATTAGTCTTTCTACTACTATTGCCCCACGATTGTTGACAACATTTGTGGTAAAACATTTGACCATTTCCTTCACAGGATGCACTACACAATTCTTCTTTTTTGCCATCTTTGTGACCACTGAAGGTTGCCTTCTGGCTGTGATGGCATATGATCGCTTCACAGCAATCTGCAACCCGTTGTTGTATTTTGTGATCATGTCAAAGAAGCTTTGCACCCTCTTAGTCATAGCTGCCTATACTTGTGGCTTTGCAAGTTCAATAGTGCAGACCATAATTATTTTTACTTTGAATTTTTGCAGCTCAAATACAATTAATCATTTCTTCTGTGATGTTCCTTCAATGCTTCAATTGTCCTGTTCAGATACACGCATTGCTCACTTTGTGCATTTTGTTATATCCACTACAATTGCACTGACAACTTTTCTGACTGTTTTGATCTCCTACATTGCCATTGTTATTGCCATCTTGAAGATCAGCTCTGCCCAGGGAAGATACAAAGCCTTCTCCACCTGTGCCTCCCATCTCACCACTGTGACTATTTTCTTTGGAACCATCATCTTCATGTATATTCGACCTGGCTCCAATTTCTCATTGGATAAAGACAAAATCATATCCATCTTTTATACTCTTGTCATCTCCTCACTTAATCCACTCATCTACAGTCTGCGGAACAAGGAAGTAAAGGATGCTTTTAGCAGAATGCTAGACAAGATAATATTGTTGAACTAA